AGAACCACCAATGTTGGCTCCTATTGCAAAATCACAAGTGCCAACTCCCAAAACAATAGAGGCAAAGCCATTTGCAcccaaaacaaaatccaaaacaagTTCTCCAGGGCAAAAGACAAAGTCACCTAAAACTACGCCCTCACCAGTGGTTGCTGGAAGTCCCATACGTTCACCAAAAACTGGATCCAAAGAGAAAAAGTCACCAGGTCGCGCCAAGAGCCCAAAAAGCCCTAAAAGTCCAAAAGCTCCTGCTCATGTTCCCCCACCACCTGTTAAGCCTGAGACACCAAGCAGAACCCCTCTGGCTGCATTAAGTGACAagataggaaaggaaaacattcaagTAAAACAAGTGCAGACAACACCTGAGCCTGTCACCAAGCCAAATATTGAAAACCAGGCTAAGAAATTACCAGTAATGGACAAGACTATTGATGATTCAATAGATGCTGTGATTGCTCGTGCGTGTGCGGAACGAGAACCTGATCCCTTTGAGTTTTCCTCTGGTTCTGAGTCCGAAGGGGAAATTTTTACCAGCCCCAAAAGACTTTCTGTTTCAGAGACTACAACTCCTAAACCTTCTGTTTCTGCCAATAATACCAGTAAGGCAGGAGCAACCCCAGTACCTCCTTCAGGTGGGACTTCAAGCTCAGACATTTCATGGACAATGGATGACTCGATTGACGAGGTCATTCGAAAGGCAAACATGGGGACACCTTCTAATCCACCTACCAACTTCACTTacttctcctctccttctgctTCACCGCCAACTCCAGAGCCTCTTCTCAAAGTCTACGAGGAGAAAACCAAGTTGGCTTCATCAgtagaagtgaaaaagaaactgaaaaaagagctgaagacaaaaatgaagaagaaagaaaagcaaaaggaaaaagataaagagaaaaacaaggagaaaaataaggagaaggaaaagaacaaggAGAAAGATAAAGACAAGGAAGTAAACAAGGAAGCGAAATTTCAGTGGAAGGAACTACTCAAAGATGATGATCTTGATCCCTATAAATTCAAACTAAAGGACTTTGAGGACACTGACACAAAAGTAAAGTTGAAAGATGGCAataccaaaaaagaaagagaaaagcataaggataaaaagaaagagaaggagaaaggcaaaaaagacAAGGAtaagaaagacaaagagaaacTTAAAGATAAGGGTAAGGAAGATAAGATAAAGGTTCCATCAGCACCTCTTGTGTTACCTCCCAAAGAAATGTCTTTGCCCTTGTTCAGCACACCAACTGCCATGAGGCTTCCCAGCATGTTACCTTCCTTGTCTCCAATGCTTCCTGAAAAACTGTTTGAAGACAAagagaaaccaaaagaaaagaaaaaggacaagaaagagaagaagaaaaagaaagaaagggaaaaagacaaagaaaaggaaaagaaggaaaaggaaaaggagaggaaagagagagaaaagaaagagaaagaaaaagagaaacacaaacatGAAAAGGTGAGTTGTTTAGAAGAGTTGAGGTGGCATATTTACTTGAAAAGTATATGTGGATTCCTGTAGTTGCTGCTGAGCATTCAGGTGAATTGTGATTACAGGGttgatattaaaaacaaacaaaaacagctcaAAGTAAGAAGTCCTCTGAAAGTTTCAGGCATCATTCCACCTCTTTGGGAGGCAAAACAATGGAAGCTCAACTTTGTGAATTTGAAATGTGAGATTGTCTTacattgctttttgtgtttttgtttgtttgtttgttttacccaCAATTTCTGGTTTTCCTCAACTCACTTTTCACTTTGAAACACACAACAAATGTATGCACTGTTCCAATGCAcaatttttgttctgtaaatttCCACTAGTGGTGTCAGCAACGTTTCACAGAAACTTCAAATTTAGTTTCTAGAAGTCCACTGTTTCAAAGATTATAGAAAACTGTAGATTACCAAGTGGGCATAAGTGAGGAGCAGGAATTATTTGTCACTAtgtcaggagaaaaaggaaacaagttcACCATTTACATCACGTCTCAGAATTTCAGCAGAATCCTCCATTAGCCAGACCAAAGCCTTGTTGCTCCAATTTGATGGAAGtgaaaaatttgttttcaaactatGGTCTTAAGTGCATATACTGAATGTTCAAATAACaccttttgttttgaattttaaaattcagagaaagGGACAACTGATTTCCAAATGGGCTGAGCTCCTTCTACTTCTGTAGCTCTTACTGATTTACATCAGCTGAAGacagtttcttctttccaaTATCACCTAATCTTCAGAATATCTTTAATATATAAGAAATGAAACCAGCATATTTGCATGTTATCAGATTTGAAATCCCATTAGAAATGGCTCCCCTAATTCAGGGTTTGCTGTACTCTTTGTCACTTCACCTTATAATGTGCATTAAATtgttaatacaaaaaaaaaaaagaagaagaagaaagagattgTCGTGGATACAGATAACCTTGGATACAGGATTTCCTAAATCTCTGTCCTTAGCATTAGGAAGCACTACTTAATTTCTGGTTTTGCGAAGATTCTCTTTGTGTCCTGCTTTCAGCATGATACTCCGTTCATACGAGCTCAGACTTGGGATATTCTTCACTTTCCATTTTTGCCTGTGTGAGAGACCGTACCCTGTTGTGCTACCTGGTAGACTTGAAACGAACTGCTGATTTCAAAATTTAGACTATATTTTAGGTAGAAAAGTGGCGTTTCTCTACAGAATCCAGCTGATCAGGAAAACTAACATTTGTCTGCTGTGGATGAATCAGTGATTGACGGGGTGGTGCTCCAGTTGTCCATCTTAATTTAATGTCCAAGCTTTAGGCTGCAAAACATTGTTTCATGGACTCCTCATTTGGTGTGGATGGCagctctctccctgcccctcaTGCTCAAGGTGTCTTAAAAGTATTTCACTGAGAATTTTGGGAGAGTTTCCtcaataaattaaattcttgTATATAAAATAGAGATaagttatttgtttttcatacatttgattttgcatttcttctccAATTCTCTGAATCTAATTGGATGTCGAGCAATATAACAGCTgcacaaacaaatacaaactaGTAAAGCTTGAATATGGactgaacatatatatattaggaaaaAGAGTTCAGCAGTAagaaaaacttggaaaattAAATTGACAAAGCTGCCCATTACCTTGGCAAAAAGTCCCTGTCAAAAGATAAACTTTAAAGCTAGAATGCATGAAAGAATCCCCAGatagaattaaaatttaaactgaTTCTCGATagataagctttttttttaaatccaccTCTTTGCTTCAAgtcaggattttaaaaataaatttccccCTTAAATCTCTTGAGcgattttcattttttgcaagGCCGCACTGCTGGTGTCCTGGAAAAATGGAGAGTTAGAGCTTTATCAGTTGGTGCCCTGAGGTATGTGGCAAAGAAGCTAAATCCTTGAAGattagcaaaaaaaatgcagcacatGGCAATAAGGGGCTTATATGACTACTAGTATTAGTTCAGGTGAAAGAAGTATTGCTTATACATAAAACTGGACAAATCCACTGACAATGTATTTTTAGTTAGCTACAAAGGAGTCTTATATTGCTGGACTTTACCTCTTTGGTGATTTGGGAAGCTTAGTAATCCACTGTAAATGCTCTTCTGCTGGCCCCAATTCCCAGTATTACTCCCGAATGCTGCTCTTTCCTTTTAACCCCTAAAAGTACACATTTCCTTAATTTAGCTTTTAGATCACGCAATGACTTATTTAGGCAGTGGTCGTGCTTTAGGAGCAAATGATGGAGTTACTGCTCGGCCGTTGAGCTGTCCATGACGCGTCTGCTTTGGAGGTATAAGTGCAGCCTGGAAGGTAGGTTTGGGGGCTGCTGAAAACTTCAGCCCCTGGTGGCCATTACAAACCATCAGACTCGTTACATAAAGCAGTTAAGTACCAGCTATTGGTGTTCTTCAACAAAACAGTTAACTCGATACAAGAATCAGTGgtaacatttccattttttgagTATAATTACAGTTATTATGCAAGCATGCGCCCCATCCTGTTGGGGAATTGAAGCTGGTTATACCGTTTGCTCTGTAATTTACCCCAAGTTGTTGGACAGAAAGACTCAGAGCAGCACCAAGTACTCGACGTAAATGGCTGAAAGCAGAAGCTAAAGCCTGAAGTGTTCGGTCTCAGGGctgaagaagaggagactgGGGCAGGGCTTGCAGCTCCGTGCTCTGCCCAAAGTGTTGGGGTGCTGTCCTGGGAACCCAGAGACGAGGCTGGGAGCAAGGGTGCTGCCCTGCACACAGTGCCAAATTAAAAGCAGACAATTGAAGCAGTTACACCCTGCTTCTACGACAGAGATTACTGGGCATGCTGTAGGAATGACTGAGCAGCTCGTGAAGCAGCTGCTGACCCAGTTTCAGCTAACCTTAATATGCTGAGCTGTAAACTAAAGCAGTCGAGGAACAGCCTCACAAGAAAGGGAGCCGTCCTCGCATCGGGACCAGGCTTGCCAGTGCTGTCCCAAAGTAAACAGCTCTTACTCGTGAATGAAAATCTTACCATCGGTGTAGAGGAAGGCCAGGATATCCACAATATAGCTGTGAATGCTCCTTATTTTTTGTCCTGCTCCAACCCTGCACTCAAAACCATTTGTAAAAAGGTGCTTCCTCTCCTCTTGTATCAAAGGATAAGAGTTTGGATTGTTGTGGAGCCCAGTTTTCCTCTCAGAGCAGACTGTGCTGTTAGTATTTGACATAAAGAAGTGTTTTatgtgcttttcttctgccacaTGAGCCCCTGCCACCGTTTCTTAGAACAGCTTTGCGATATCCAAATAATAATGCAAAGGAGATTAATACAAGGGCCCAAGGAGGTGGGTATCTTTGTGTGTTGTTTGCTCTAAGTACAAACGTCAATGCCACGTCTCCATTCAGTGGACGATGCTACAGCTTAAGATGCTAGGAAAGCAGTTAAAAGACTTACCCAtggaaagcagcagtgaaatTGTCCCAGCCATTAGGAGCTCCAGAGATAAAAAACTTCTTGCAACATTCCAGGGGCATGACATAACTAAAAAATCGGGCTGTATAAACAAAAGGGTAGAGAGTAGCCTGTGAAGCAGGCTGATACATATCCATGGAGAACTTTATCAAAAAGTGTGGTTAACagtatcaaaacagaaatactacACAAGCTGCAGCCCTTCTCTCTGGAGTAGACATTTCCTGATGAGCAGCTCCAGGTTTTTGGACAAGGTGTGTGGCACAGGACTTCATCCTTAGCAGTCCTAACATAAGTCCTAATTGAGCCCTTCCCTTCTGTCCTGCTGTCTCCTGCACCAGTGAGTGCTTTAAATTGGTTGTGTGCCCTCTCCTTCTctatgaaagcattttaaaacagattctCACCACTGAGAATTGCTCAGCTTTCCGTTCAGTGTATGCTTGCTCTTTTTGTCTCTCAAGTTGTTGGACCATATTTAGCTAAATTCCTGTGTTATTAAATACAGTGGTGCACATGCTCAAAATGAGATCAGTCTCCctctgtgtgtatataaatacataaaatgtatatatatataatgtgtacttatatatatttctcatatacatgcatataagTGGAACAACTTCTGTATGGAAAATCATTAGAGTTTCAGTGTCAAATCTGAGAAGATTCTGTACAGGTGTTGCAAAGCAGTAGCTTTGGCTGGCTCAATGGAAGTAGCTCATTATGGCAGAGTTCAAAGAGTTTAAGGACAGATTCTAGTGGTCCAAATCCACCAGATACCAAGGTTAGAAATCAGGCCATCTgatttccagctgaaaaatagACATTAGAAACCTCAGccaaattgcattaaaaaacagtGATTCTGTTATGTGTGTGTGGATAAGCACTTCCGTAAAGTATTCAGTGTGTGCTTGaagtttatttgctttctctgtgtctAATTTTGATAAAGAGTGCCACGGTACATTTATGTGATGAATCTGGGTAATAATGGCTTGAATTtaagtctcagaaaaaaagtgcaaacaCCTGTCAAGTTTGAGCACTAAGGTCAAAGCATTTCGTTTCATTGTTTAGAAACATACCAAATTTTTTAGATAAATACTAAATCAGTAAAACTTGTAACAAAGTATGTGAGCTATTACAAAGTCAGGGGAATTTCAATTTGACTTTTTTGTccagaatttgtatttttgatttGCTGTGGGCTGGGAGCTCCCAGTAAACTGTGACCATCCGTGCTGTAGCACAAAGTGTGAGAGAACAATATAAGTATTAAGCCAGTAAACTCTGGTTAACTCTATCAGTGCTTTCATGTAATTAATATTGTTTGGGAGTCTCTTTACAGTCTTTGATTGGTGATTGTGTTCCCATGTACAGATAAAGGTGGAACCAGTTGTTCCAGCTCCATCACCGGTTATTCCTCGGCTGACATTAAGAGTGGGTGCAGGCCAAGACAAGATGTAAGTACAAAAAAAGCCATCTGCAAGGTATATACTTAACACAATGCATCATCTGTCACATGTGGCAGctcttattttcagtgaaaaacagttaaaaattaaTGGCAAATGACAGTTATATGCCTGTGACATCTTTTGGTCATTCTAACAAAAAATCGAGCAGAACACTTACCAAGAGAaactttttcagtattttacccttttattttttttttaccctccaAGTGGAACCCATCGTCTTCCATCCATCCTGTTTTTCCCAGGCAAGATTACAAGACTCCATCTAGACTCATACGCTACCTCCGGTGACACTGAGTCAGGCTTCCATAATGGATAGGTATCCCTAGTGTAACCTGCAGCCAAGTTTCATAATGCACTTCAGCTAACAGttgttttatgctttaaaaCACAACAATTGAAATGCCTTTATGCGTGTCTGTTTTATTATAATTGTTGATGATTATTCCTGAGTGTACCTAACACATCTCAAATGTTTGTTCATTAGCTCCCTAATTATTGGGTGCTGTTGGACAAATAGTAGTTACTTAGTACTGAATAGCCATAAATAGAATGATCCCTATCCTGAGATCATACAGCATAAGCAAGTGGGTAGAGAGACTGCGGAAACCAAGCGTCACTGGGCTTTGTAGGGTACTCCTGTCTCGTGTGTGAAGGtttcatttaatcatttttgttgttgttgtttttgattgCATAGACTACACTTTTGTGTCTGGTGGTAGACACGAGCACCAAGCagatatttcctttctgtttatcCCATTAGATATTGCTAATCTAGTTGCTTCTCTTTTATAGACATTCTGATCTTAATCCCCTAATCACTAATTTTCCTGCTTAATAAGTTGAGTGGCATCTCTGATGATtagtctgtttttctctgctgccctATTCTGCTCTTTGGCCAAGCAGGTAACTGTGAATTATGTTGGCTTGCAGTTGCTATGGGACAGAAGCAACCAACGATGGTTTTGATGGGATACCACCCCAAAGATCAGGGTTTCTTACTGTTCTCTCTATGCTCTTCTGCCAttcctgttttctccctttcacaGAATGAGTGTGATCTAAAATTTCTGTGCCTCAGATTGTATGAAAGCTCTTGCTTTCTCAGGACAGCTGTTTGTCTTGCTGCACGCAACCCGAACATGTGCAGCTGGAGAGACTGTCCATTTAAAGCCTGCAAATCCACTTTCCATCTTGAGGAGCTAGGATACGTTCACTCTCTTCTATTCAAGGATTGTAGAAAAGTTTGTATCTGAAAAAACAGTAAGTCATCTTTGCAAAGCAGAACTTGTAGATCATAGTTCTGAAACCATGTTTTAGTaccaaaaatactattttgcttCCCCTCTTATCTCACCCCAGTCTTTCTCACGCCCacatacattttgaaaagagaCTTCAGGCTTTATCTGTTTCCTACAAATAATGTGAGCACATCATCTTCAGGCCTGCTATCTTGCAGTGGGTCAGAGATACTGACATCTCAGTTTTTGGCCCTCTGGGAAACCCAGTTCTATCCCAGTTTCCTATATACCTCTCTATTGGCACCTTGACAGGTGACTTAGCTTAAAGTTTCTCAACAAAATATGGAAGAATTAAACAGCAAAGCTGAGATCTTCAGGGGTGGAAGAGTTCTGGAGGCAACTGATAGGCAGTGCTAAAAAGTGCTTGGGCAGCATCGGTGCGGGGCACAAGAGGGGAACTCAATCTTCACCGCTTGATACTTATCTTGGATCCTGCTTCAGGTTGTGCAACCAGATGAGGCTTCAGTCCTTAGTATTCCATCTCTATTTGTGTACTcgtttccctttccttccctagACATCTCCCTCTATGCCTCCCATATGGGCCTCCTAACTTTGGCTGTAAAAGTTGTACCTTCTGACCAATGGCAAACACAAAATTTTGGAGCTTTGCAATAGCTTTTAGGATTTGTCGTagttttccaaagcaaaaccCAGGAAGAAATCTGCTGTTGCACAATAAAACCCAGTTTGTGCCATGTGGCCTTGGTTCTGGGAACTGTTTTGTATGGTGTCCAATGTCTAATGCAGCAGGGCCTGCAGGTGAGCTGTCCTACTCtaaataatgctttttctttcatcctaAGCAATTAATATTCAGCCTTGacttaaagcatattttaatttttatatgtagTGATCATTATAAGGACTGGTATGGCTCTGAGACAAAGCATTACATGTGTGGTTTGGGCTGCTGAAGTATACCAGAAGTCTCTGCTACCTGCTTTAAAGTTATTAGTTGCAAGACTGTAGTAGGTTCATCAACCTTTTACATAGCTTGtaagagacagaaacaaaagctaGGCTTCTGTGGTATgttaaatttgtatttcttctgtgttgaTAACAAAGGTCTGAATATCAGGTAATTCTCAGGTGGGATTGTTGTGTGTTGATTCAGATGTCTCTGGAGCCTTTACTAGCatggaattatttaaaattattgtgaATGGCCATGGAAATATGTCAGAAGAGTTTCTGGGGATTGATAGAAATTGATGAGTTATAAAACTAGATGGGCGAATGAGTTCTTTCAGTTTCCTCTGTTAGGAGGAAGAGCTGTTGGGAGGATTTGGGAGGAACTTCAATACCCATTCGGTTGGAAGTTGGTCTGTTTTGGGGGAACCTCATGCACAACATTGTCTTTAATGGAAGTATTTGCAAAGCTTGGTGAGGTCACAAAGTATTTTgcagaatcatttaggttggaaaagacccataAGCTCATAAGTCCAGCCATCACCTaacactgccaagtccacctCTAAATCATGTCCCTCAGTGCCACGTCCATGtctcttgaatacctccagggatggcggCTCCACcgctttcctgggcagcctgatcaATGCTTAACCACCCTTTCCATGAGGAAATTCTTCCAAATTTCAGGTATCTGAAGAAAAGATGTCAGATTTGATGGCACTTAAAATGGAAGTTCAGATCTCCCTGTAAATACAGCAAAAGGATGGAAGCACAAATCTACTCAAATAATGCAGCGGTGCTGAGGAAGACACCTTTGCAGTAGAGCAAACAATTTTGCTATCATTTTGCTTCCCGGGTCCTCTGCATGGATCAGCATACAAAGCAGTGCTGGTTGTGGCAGAGAACTTCTATTATTTCTGTGAATACAAGTACATAGTGGACAGTTGAGCTTGTCTAGTGCACAAATATTCTTCCAACACCCATCAGTTCAGAAGAGATGGCAGTTAATGACATTAGCTTAATGGACATGAAAATGTAGCTCTTGCTGAACGATGGAAAGCCCAATATTGGAAAACTGTTACACTTTAggttttttttggaagtgttttaACTGCACagtaaaacaagaagaaagtaGATTCTAATCAAAGCATTTCCATCTTAGTTGTAAACAATTACAGCAATACTTGCTTGGATGCCACATTAGAAGAAATTTACTGGATTCCATTCTAATGCAATTAGAgctaattttgttctttaaatgaataaaaggtCAGCTAGTAAATCTAGTTTATCTCAAGTCCAGGCTtcaataaattgttttatttaatttgttgtaAAAGATCTTATCCTTAATGGGCCCAGCTCTTATTAGTTTGCTTGggttctgaaatatttatgaccACCTTTTTAGATATGATTTGAATGATATGTTGGAAGggtttttcactgttttttttccactccagTGTTATCAGGGTAGAAGATTGCTAACTGAGTTAGTATAGGAAGGAACTAGAGatgttatctttaaaaaaaaaaaaaaaaagtgaaaagcacAAAGCTACTATAgacttttcaattttaaatcaTCTGCAAATGATGGGCAGAATTTAATACTTTTATTCAGTTGTAtcatggtttctttttgttgagttatttttcctgagtataaatcacatttcataaacacaagtttttaaaaactttcataCACAGGAGTTTCATAcatgtaaatttttaaaaagcatatcTATTGATGAGCTGTTGACATTCCAGTTACGAGCACAGTTGCCATAAACTTCAGGTAAAGCATGTGCTGTAATTTTTGATACagacaaaatacataaaatacaatttaaatacaatttttaagaaaaaaccTCATGGTTTCTAACACTAATGGCAGACCACAAAGCAGAGTACCACTCGTTAGTCATTGTTTAAGTGCTTCTGTGACGCAGAAGCAGgatatatgtgtgcatatatatgtgcatgtgtttgtgaAATGAGGCCTCTGAACTTTATCTTAAAATGTCGGGCTTTTGCTCCAGACTTTTACCGCGTTGATGGTGTGTTCCCTGCCgtcagcaggaaaacagacatGAATGGGAGAAGGACAGGTATTTTAACAGTGTTTAACTTGTAAATCTGACCAGCCGCTCTACTGAAATTGCCCCTTgtcttgcatatttttaaagcaagtagATCTGTGACCTCCTCCACAAAAATTGCACAAATACTAAGGTATGTGTGCCTAGGCGtctataaaaatgtgtattaaataacctgtggattttaaaataaaatccacaaagAATTAAGGgatagaagattttttttttgttatgtgtCTAGATATTTAATTGACTCCACTAAAGCTTTTTATTGCTTGCTAGGATGTTATCAGTCCAAGGCCATACTTATGTTCCTTTGGAGGCTCACTCAACAGCATGATATGCCCATGACAAAAGCCACCAGCCTAACTAACTGACGTCCTTTGTAGGGCACCTCAAAGCCAAGTGGCAATATGGACTAAATTAATTTGTAGCCTCTAGGTGCTATCTCTCTGGGTAACATTGCTGACCCACAAGTATGTTTCTGGGACTAAGAGGGGAGCTTGTtccattgctttctgttttattacagTTTCTGTGATTGACCATCCAAGGAT
The nucleotide sequence above comes from Oxyura jamaicensis isolate SHBP4307 breed ruddy duck chromosome 1, BPBGC_Ojam_1.0, whole genome shotgun sequence. Encoded proteins:
- the TAF3 gene encoding transcription initiation factor TFIID subunit 3, translated to MCETYSRWLLRVSVAQICQALGWDSVQVSACDLLTDVLQRYLQGLGRGCHRYCELYGRTDPILDDVGDAFKLMGVNLHELEDYIHNIEPVTFAHQIPSFPVSKNNVLQFPQPGSKDAEERKEYIPDYMPPIVSSQEEEEEEQVPTDGGTSAEAMQVPLEEEGDMEEDEAINDENYLSKRPLESPEAEEFPPVKRPKLSVSKGDALDGALEPREPLSSINTQKVPPMLSPVHVQDSTDLAPPSPEPPMLAPIAKSQVPTPKTIEAKPFAPKTKSKTSSPGQKTKSPKTTPSPVVAGSPIRSPKTGSKEKKSPGRAKSPKSPKSPKAPAHVPPPPVKPETPSRTPLAALSDKIGKENIQVKQVQTTPEPVTKPNIENQAKKLPVMDKTIDDSIDAVIARACAEREPDPFEFSSGSESEGEIFTSPKRLSVSETTTPKPSVSANNTSKAGATPVPPSGGTSSSDISWTMDDSIDEVIRKANMGTPSNPPTNFTYFSSPSASPPTPEPLLKVYEEKTKLASSVEVKKKLKKELKTKMKKKEKQKEKDKEKNKEKNKEKEKNKEKDKDKEVNKEAKFQWKELLKDDDLDPYKFKLKDFEDTDTKVKLKDGNTKKEREKHKDKKKEKEKGKKDKDKKDKEKLKDKGKEDKIKVPSAPLVLPPKEMSLPLFSTPTAMRLPSMLPSLSPMLPEKLFEDKEKPKEKKKDKKEKKKKKEREKDKEKEKKEKEKERKEREKKEKEKEKHKHEKIKVEPVVPAPSPVIPRLTLRVGAGQDKIVISKVVPAPEAKPATPASRPKTPPPVPSPVPAPVHVTPPPAPAPPPPQPTVSPVLLPPPSPAVSAAGGSKAPVRSVVTETVSTYVIRDEWGNQIWICPGCNKPDDGSPMIGCDDCDDWYHWPCVGITTAPPEEIQWFCSKCANKKKDKKHKKRKHRAH